The stretch of DNA TCTCTTGTAAATTCTTTCTATCTTCTATAAAGATAAGGTACGCCATTGGCGTACTCTCGAAAAAAAATGGAGACAACAAAATGGGGGGAGGAGAGGATGCGGTTAGAGTTCGACTAGTGGGTCTAGCTGAGCCGGTGAAGCAACATGAAAGCAATTTCTACCACAGGTTGGGGAGACAATCAGTTGGGCGAGGTAGAAGGGCATGTCACCGGACAAAGAAGACACCAAAAAAATTGACTATGATCTTAGATGTCGCATATTCGGGCCTCTTTGACTCGTAGAATCCTAAAAGAACAACAACATTAAAAATGCAAGATTCGGGTATCATGGCACATTGAACCCTATATGAATTGAAATCACACAAATTGTGTAATGAAAATTGTTTGTTTGCATCACAAGAAACAGTAATTAGGTGCATGCCATAGTTCCCATAGAAACAAATGGTTTATTCTTTTTCCGAATTCCATTCAGAAGTGACCGTAGCAAAAATTCTCATTAGTTCAATTCCAACCCCATAAACCAAACAAGTCATGGAGACAAGAATTATACAAAATACATAATTCTCCAAAATTCTTATGATATTTCTTTGAACCAATGATGAGGCCCAAATAGTATCCCCGGCGGATAATTTGGTCAACTGGACATAAGGAGCGCCGTACTGAATAGAAATCTATGATATACAATCGGCACCTGCACTGTCACAAGTGGTTGGGATATGGCCGTCCTGTACCGACTCCTGTACTAGATCATTTTGTAGGCACAGGAAATGGAAAATATGCAACACCTACCCAATCTGAGCATCACCAACCCCCTGGCCCATGTGGATATCGATGGGATGGGCTTACTCATCATCTAAGGTGTAGGCATGGTGGGAACCGGATCCTCTAACATTATGAAGGAAAGTCACAGTGCTACACTGTTTGCCTAGtgtaaaagaaaaaagaaaagttAGGGACTGTTAGCAGGTAGTTAGTAGGTTGTTTACTATTGGTAtttattgtagatataagtaatttaaaattaattttatttcacCATCAATTTGTTTGTATGTAATTATTATAAATGTACATGATAGATCATCAATTTGTAAATTAATTTAAATTGTTTTAGCCATAATCATATGAAAGAAAGAAGGAAAGTTAGAGTATTATAGCTTCTCTAACTTTCCTTCTCAATGTTAGCGGATCCGGTTCCGGTATGGTGGGCTTGCCACTGTCATTTGAAAGGTTGATGATTGATCAACAACCACCACAGTAAGACAATTCAGGCGTCAGAGGTGGTCGAAATGAGCATCCAAGAATGATTCCCCACCTACTACTACTACTTGATTCGATACTCAATTCGATACTCTGGTCCGGTGACGTGCGTCGATATAGCCTTGAGCAACTCAGGTTCAGCGCCTACTGCGTGCGAACCTTCCCGCAGAAAGATCCCATGTTTGTTTGCACCAGCCAAACAGTTGATAAACACGGtcagtttaaaatttgaattagttAAAAATGGTCTGAATGAATTCAGTTTGACGTAACTTCTTCAAGCTTCAGCTATATGGGCATCGTTGTCAGTCTTCTCTGCTTGAACTAACTGAAGTGTACCATTGGAACCGTCCAGCTCAAGTACCCTGCGCCGGGCGCCCCTGATCTGGCCAGGAGGACCAAGGAGCTCCTGGAGCAAGGCGGGTTCGGGCCGGTGAAGGAGGACCGGAGCCGCGGGCTGGACCACGGCGCGTGGGTGCCGCTGATGCTCATGTTCCCGGACGCCGACATCCCGGTGTGCCAGCTCTCCGTGCAGACCGACCGCGACGCCGCCTACCACTACAACCTCGGCAGGGCGCTGGCGCCGCTCCGGGAGGAGGGGGTCCTCGTCCTCGGCTCCGGCAGCGCCACCCACAACCTCCGCAAGATGGGGCCTTCCGGCTCGCCGCCGCCGCAGTGGGCCTCCGACTTCGACACCTGGCTCAAGGACTCGCTTCTCGGCGGCAGGTACGACGACGTGAACCGGTACGAGGAGAAGGCGCCCAACGCCAAGATGGCTCACCCGCGGCCGGAGCACCTCTACCCGCTGCACGTCGCGCTCGGCGCCGCCGGTGACGAGTCCAAGGCGGAGCTGATCCACAGTAGCTGGACAAACGCCTCCCTCTCGTACGCCTCGTATCGCTTCACCACCAAGAACTGACGGCCTCCATCGAGCTGTGTTGGCAGCTGACTAGTGCGAGCGTCGGTGGATTGGTTGGCACTAATAAGCATGTTATTACGCTAGGTGCGGTGGACTCGTGGGTCTTGAAATGCGTTGTGAAAGATCACTTGCTTTCGTGTTGGGTCGTGGTCCTTGACAGTGTATTACTCTTGCTGTCTTACATGGCATCTTTTACATAATTCTGTTTGTGTCTGTGAAAGAGTTCATAATTTTTCAACACTTTGATCGAGGCGCCTTGAAACAACACAACAGCAACGGTAAATCACACTCTTTTAGTGAGGGAACGAGCACACGATCTTTATTTTAGGAGCTTTGCTAGACACATGGGGTTTTACGGGCCAATCAGGAATCAATGGTTGTAATTTAATTAGGACCCTGATaagtgccacacgtgtggcaccAACACATGGCAACTCCGAACGTATTTTATGGCAAGTTTAGTGACGCGAGGATGGCAACTTTAATTATCAAGCATGTCAACTTCTTTTCGGATGGCAACTTCAGTTGTAAAAGACACCATGCCTGGAGTGCTTCGTGTCACATGTGTGGCACTTATCATTTCGGTTTAATTAAGCACGACAGGCCCACTAGTGAAACTTCCCCTGCA from Triticum urartu cultivar G1812 chromosome 3, Tu2.1, whole genome shotgun sequence encodes:
- the LOC125545442 gene encoding extradiol ring-cleavage dioxygenase-like, which encodes MGQTHSQAKPKPDRHASPQPRGDDQHPNQPQAATGRRPPAAPAMDTFFLSHGSPTLSIDEAIPARSFFQSWLPAAVAGPERPRAILIVSAHWETATPAVNAVRGANDTIHDFYGFPKSMYQLKYPAPGAPDLARRTKELLEQGGFGPVKEDRSRGLDHGAWVPLMLMFPDADIPVCQLSVQTDRDAAYHYNLGRALAPLREEGVLVLGSGSATHNLRKMGPSGSPPPQWASDFDTWLKDSLLGGRYDDVNRYEEKAPNAKMAHPRPEHLYPLHVALGAAGDESKAELIHSSWTNASLSYASYRFTTKN